In Zingiber officinale cultivar Zhangliang chromosome 1A, Zo_v1.1, whole genome shotgun sequence, a genomic segment contains:
- the LOC122000603 gene encoding RING-H2 finger protein ATL47-like: MRYILSVSHYQSVYCPIRTAALPPDFLPFPFSYLSLLLFFDDLLTERKMNVSVDYCCSSLVLLRFLKEAALLLSLVLKWFLVPFYASWRPNSSSSSPDEDAKGAEAKAQHRAAARAVRSALHVASYGELAAEQEAIATCAVCLCGVGLGDRVRELRSCRHVFHQRCLDRWLDHDERLSCPLCRAPLVDRRGVAIPPPPEPSWAVERLLYLFGDDVLIADPTHS, from the coding sequence ATGAGATACATCCTCTCTGTTTCCCACTACCAATCTGTCTATTGCCCTATAAGAACAGCCGCGCTTCCACCTGATTTCCTCCCCTTTCCCTTCTCTTAcctctctcttcttctcttctttgatGATCTATTGACAGAAAGAAAGATGAACGTCTCCGTGGATTATTGCTGCTCTAGTCTTGTCCTGCTCCGCTTCCTGAAGGAGGCCGCCCTCTTATTATCTCTTGTATTGAAATGGTTCCTCGTCCCCTTCTACGCCTCCTGGCggcctaattcttcttcttcctctcccgaCGAGGACGCCAAAGGAGCCGAGGCAAAGGCGCAGCACCGCGCCGCCGCCCGGGCGGTGCGGTCGGCCCTCCACGTCGCCTCCTACGGTGAGCTGGCTGCGGAGCAGGAAGCGATTGCCACGTGCGCCGTGTGCCTATGCGGAGTGGGGCTCGGGGACCGCGTGCGCGAGCTGCGCAGCTGCCGGCACGTGTTCCACCAGCGGTGCCTCGACCGGTGGCTCGACCACGACGAGCGCCTCAGCTGCCCGCTCTGCCGCGCGCCGCTCGTCGACCGGAGAGGGGTGGCGATTCCGCCGCCGCCGGAGCCAAGCTGGGCCGTGGAGCGGCTGCTCTACCTCTTCGGGGATGACGTCCTTATCGCTGATCCTACACACTCATAG